ggatccccctatgCATAAAAGGTtatacctgggttaagctacgaaaACTAAGCCtaggcgaagagtacttctacccggaaatatgagttggatccccctaggagaaAAGGTTCTAACCGgtgttaagctatgtaaaacaccccgaacgaagagtacttctacccggaatatgagttggatccccctaggtgaaaggattctacctgagttaagctgcgtaaaacaccatgagcgaagagtacttctacacggaatatgagctggatccccctaggcgaaaggatTCTACTTGAGTTAAGCTacgaaaatgggaggtatgaacaatagtgatgcatgctgaaaataaaagaaaatggagattttaaagagcttacgtttggtgacattcgttcttttagaatcaccattcctcactgctttgttcctgcttcaaacaaagaaaaatttgtgagttttcaaCGTGGTgattggtttgtggccttgatgcccTGAGTAGTTTGATTCACGGCCATTGCTATCGAAGAACCGATTTGTCAGCGTGGTATCGAGATGCTCAGCTGCTCCGTATTATTTTTTGGAGACCTTGGCTTTACAATGTTTCCCCCAATTGTTTCATACCCAGATGTCCATGGTACCGCCACCCTTGTCTCCAAGgaaatttttctttaaaatcaaactCAGCTCTTTTGCACCCAGTATCAGTTCTTGTCCATAGTGCTTATCAACTTTTCTCATGAAACAGGtcttgcttaggtgaccttttcaaTTTCTTTGAGACACTTTGTTCGCCTTAGATCACAGATGTATTCGTGCCTTCGTCAATGCCATATATGCCCCAAATTGTACTCGATATCACGGGGAAATCGTAGCTAGTTTTGCAGCCATTTCTTTGCTTCGCTTTTGATGCAGGATTAGACCGAAAGAgactcaaagaaaaattatgggtaaaaacataataataattgaaagtgaaaaaagaactgtgcttaaacaaaaggtgtccctttcggggaaaggaacaGGGAGACTTATCTGGAGGTATGTACCGACTTCAATGAATCATGACATGAATTTTGGACTAGACGCCTGATCCGTCTGAGATGTCTAATTCTCAAAATCCGTCACAAATATTCATCTTGATATTGTCTTGGTTGTGCTCATGCCAGAGAATCGAAGACCCTCATTCAGCTAGTAgcgccctttgcaggttttcgctaactaacctctctcatttctctactaaCCATTGCCTTatggtgtccatttgggttttcaccaataagactctctcatttctctactcattgtcgccttatagtgcccgtacgggttttcactgataagactctctcatttctttttttcttttttttttgactaaGATACTGCATGAGGGAGGTTTCCCAATGCCCTTGGCATGGGGACTTCAAACATTCCAAAAAGCATCGATCAGAAGTTCTTGAAAGGTAAAAAAAGGTGTAATGAACCTTGAACTGAATTACAACTTTTCGAAACCGTTTTTACAGAAAATCCGtgaaataaaacaaacttctgcctcagttttggagtattgggaatatggattttttgttctgatgggactgaacccagggtaaggctgcctacgtatcctttcggaatcaggtcTGACGTAGTTCAATGACTCagagatttgttgtttggcttTTTTTTACAAGTACACAAGTTCCAACAGGTgagaaacaaagaagacaaatACGGCTCAAAAGGATTAATAGAAGGGTGACACCTATTTGGAATAGCGAGCAAATGATAGCCTTCGTCACATCAATCTGCGAAAATCAATGCCTGAAAATTCTACAGTGGgtatatatcatacataatatcttttgactgcatctgcattaatagtcatgtctggtacccgtccttcttcatctaccaagtgcaaggccccttttggtaacacTTTCTTGATGATGTCGGGTCCTTGTCGGTTCAGGGAgaactttcctttagcttctacctagtgcggaaggatgcgtttcaaaacCAGCTGGCCTACCTTAAACTGCCTTGGGCGCACTTTTTTATTGTAAGCGcgtgccattctttgctggtataaCTGGACGAAACACACTACTGCTAGCCATTTTTCATCGATCAACTTCAGTTGTTCTaatcgggtcttgacccactcagtgTCTTCAATCTCTGATTCCACAATAATTCAGAGAGAGGGAATTTCGATTTCATCGGGTATTacagcttcagttccatatacaagCAAATACAAAGTTGCACTAATAGATGTGCGAACAGTCGTGTGGTATCCCAAAAGAGCAAAAggcaatttttcatgccattgcctggaaccttggatcatcttcctaagaatattcttgatgttcttgttcgcCGCTTCAATGGCTCCATTGGCTTTGTGCCGGTAAGGGGTAGAATGGTGATGCATGattttaaattgttcgcatacctccttcatcaaatgactatttagattggctacattgtcagtgataatggtctttgggataccaaagcgaCAGATGATGTTGGAATGAACAAAGtctaccaccgctttcttggtgactgctttgaaagtgacaacctccacccacttggtggagtaatcaattgcaaccaaaatgaatctatgcccatttgaagcctttggctcgattggcccaataacatccattccccaagcaatgAAAGGCTAAGGagaggacatgggatgcaactctgAAGGAGGCGAGTGAATTAGGTCACCATGAATCTACCATTGGtgacacttgcgaacaaaacTAAAGCAATCTCGCTCTatagtaagccaataataccctgcccgcAAAATCTTCTTCGCCAAAATATATCcattcatgtgtggtccgcataCCCCCGAATGCACTTCACTCATGATCCGCTCTGCTTCCGTGGCATCTATGCATATCAACAAGTTTAAAtctggggtcctcttgtacaaaaTTTCCCCATTCAGTAAGAAACCACCGACGAGCCGCCTTATAGTTCTTTTTTAATCTCCTTTggcatgctctggatattctcttgTTTTTAGGAATCGttttatgtcatgataccatggttcaccatctggTTCTGTCTCAATtgtattgcagtaaccgtgttgaTTCCGAACTTGGATTTCTAGTGGATCAATATGAGTGTTGCCTGGATAAGGGAGCATTGAGGCTAAAGTAGCCAAGGCATTGGCTAGCTCATTGTGAAACCTGGGAATGTACCTAAACTCGATGGATTTGAATCTTTTGCTCAAGTCTTGCATACATTGTCTGTACGGAATAAGCGTGatgtctcgagtctcccattcgccttgggcttgccggataagcaAGTCGGAAGCTCCCATAACCAATAGTTCATACACATCCAAATCGATGGCCATTTTCAGTCCTATGATACAAGATTCGTACTCTGCCATATTATTGGTACAAAATAACCGAAGTCGGGCCGTTGCAGGGTAATGATATCCAATAGGTAAGATGAGGATTGCCCCGATCCCAACTCCTTTGATATTGACAGCcccatcaaaatacattttccataCAAGTTTATCGTTTGGAACTACTTCCTCTATTGAGTTGACCTCTTCGTCTGGGAAGTATGTGCCAAGTGGCATATACTCATCAATTAACTGGATTCTCTACCAAATGAACAGTCAAAGCCTGTGCTTTTATCgtggtgcgagtgacatagacgatgtcgaactttGTGAGCGagatttgccattttgcgagcctgccagtgggcattggcttttagaagatgtacttcaaaggatccattctggatatgaggtaagtagtgtaggccaaaagataatgtctcagcttctgagcgacccaagtcaaggcacaacatgtcctttttaaaagggtgtacttaaccccataattggtgaacttcttgctcaaataatagATTGTATGTTCCTTTTTGCCTGttgcatcatgttgccccagaacgcaTCCAAAGGAATTAGCCATCACCGATAGATATAAAAATAAAAGCCTACtaggttcaggtgggaccagtaCAGGGGGGTTTTGACAGATAATCTTTGATcctgtcaaaagctttttggcaatcgtCCATCCACTTGatagcagcatcctttttcagtaacttaaagatgggcttgcacgtggttgtgagctgagcaatgaacctactaatgtagttcaacctcccgagGAAACTCATGACTTCCTTTTTGTTCTTCGGGGGTGGAAAatctcgaatggactttatcttagatggatccagttcaatgcctCTCCGGCTGACTATAAAATCGAGAAGTTTCCCAGATGGAACCCCAAATTCACACTTGGCGGGATTAAGCTTAAGGTCATACCTTCGAAGCCATTTGAAGAACTTTTTCAAATCGTGCACGTGATCAGcttgtgtctttgattttatgatgacatcatcgacatatacttcaatctctttgtgcatcatgtcgtaaaaaatggtggtcatggccctcatgtaagttgcccctgcattctttaaaccaaatggcatgaccctgtaacaataagTACCCCATGGAGTGGTGAAAGCAGTCTTTTCTGCGTCatcctcatccattagaatttagTGGTatccagcatagcaatccacgaaCGATCGTATCTCATGCTTTGCGCAATTATCTACAAGAATATGGatatttggtaaaggaaaattatcctttggacttgctttgttcaggtccatgtagtcaacacagactctagtctttccatccttctttggcacaggcacaacattcgCCCCAAGTGGTGTATCGGACATCTCTGGCCACATTGGCGCTCAGTTGCTTCAttatttcctctttgattttgtcactcACGTCTGTTTGAATTTTTgttgcttttgttggactggtGGAAAATCAGGATACGTAGGAAGCTTATGGACTACTAGATCAGCACTTAAACCAGACATATTATCgtaagaccaagcaaacacatctctgTATTCAAATAAAAGTTCAATCAAGGCATATCTAGTTTTTTGttcagtgtgaatgcttatctttgTTTCTCTGACTTCTTCATGACTTCCAATATTAATTGGCTCAGTTTCATTAAGGTTGGgcttaggcttgttttcaaaGTGTTCCAACTCTCCTTTTATTTCCTCaacaacctcatcttcatcatattcaacCGCTTGATGCATTATTTCGATATTAGATAGCTTTTTAAGATCTGGGCGTGAATTCtccatgcatgtcatgttattaaagtTGACATTAACAAAACTGAAATGGAAATAAAATGACAGGAATTAGAAAGAAGGAAAAGATACATAACTTAATACGAAACTGAATTGCATTTTATTGAAtttgaaaggatagaagggttaacaTAAAAAACAATCATATTAAGatgtctggattacaaccctgaaagtaatccaaaatacaaaaaagaagctgcaaaagcgaactaccaagactccttccttgtggggaaaggagttgcttcccagttgttgaGCATGGTGTCTGGGCCAATTAGTTGCACATCGACACGACTAGTGCCTTCACCAGCATAGATCATATTCACTTCAGAAAACATCTGGCTGAGGCCATGACAAATTTCATCAATGTTTGATTACACCAAGGAATTTTGACCCTTTTGGAGTCGTGGCTTAACGAAAGTGTAGAAAATGTGAGGGATAGGTTGTTGCAAGTCCTAACCATACTTTTTGCGGTGCTTAGCTTTGTTTTTGTCTGCTTTTGTTGTCCTGAAACCTAAACTAAAAGCACCCTCGTTACTGAACGGAGAAATAGGTTTCGAAATTCCTTGTAGTGATGCCCCCAAACCTTTTCCCGGCTTATAACCTTGTCTCAACATTAGTGTTGCCACCATTAGAGATGTGGCGTAAAGACAAGGATGCAGAATGGGCTTTCCTTCCTCAACATGGTCCATAGAAACCACTTTGAAAGCTTGATAGATGATGGACTCACACCCTTCCTTGGCCTCAATGCACGGATTAACTGGTCTTTATAAATGGATGACTCACCTTCTTCGTGAACAATAATCTCTTGTTTGTTAtgttcgaacttgaccatctgatgcaatgtGGATGGCACAGCTCGAGCCAtatggatccatggccttccaagaagaAAGTTATAAGAAGTGTACATGTCTACTACTTGGAAGACAATTTCAAAGTCAACCGGGCCAATTGTCATGGTAAGGTTGATCTCCCTAATGGTATCTCTCGCTGAGCCATCAAAAGCCCGAATGTGAACATTGCTAGGTCGGATTCTATCTGTGTTGATTTTCATGCCTTGCAAAGTAGAGAGGGCATACATCTACACTCGATCCTCTATCAACCATGACTCGCTTTACATAATGCCCCTCACATTTGACGACCAGGTGCAAAGCCCTATTATGCCCGGCTCCTTCCTCGGGAAGTTCATCATCAGTAAAGGAGATTCTGTTCACTTCGAAAAATCTGTTGGCCATCTTCTCTAACTCATTCACTGTGGTCTTCTTTGAGACATGTGCCTCATTCAAGGTCTTGATTAGTACACATGCATCTCTTTTGAATGTAAGAGCAGAGATAGTAGAGAGATTTGGGCAGGAGTCTTTCTTAGCTGGTCAATGATTAAGTAATCGtgaactttcatctttttcaagaactctTCTGCCTTTTCTTTAGTGACATATTTCTTTATTGGCAATTGTCCTTCTCTGATTTGCTTGGCCTTCCTCAACTCCTCTGGAGAGTAACACCtccctgatcgagtcaaacctccagtttcccccacttcttctatgatttccttGCCTTCATCAtagttttgttgtagttccaaggaATGGTTTTTGTATTTGTCACAGGGGTTTGCACGGCAGGTCTGATTATGATCGACTTTGTTATACCCTTTGTACTGCCCTGATTCTGCCTTGTGATGGGGTGGCCTCCAAGGACATATAACCTTGGGCTTGGAACATCAGAGCGAACTTCCAACCTCATGACCTTGGGAATAAATAAAGTTACATTTTCTGAGCTCAGGGCGTCTTTTACAATCAATGGCACATCTTGGCTCAGACTCAATAACATCATTGTAATCAAGGCGATTGTTCCTGCGGCTGGCCCCCAACATTGCGGTATATGCTCTCCAAGTTTGCAGATATATGACGAGCAAAGTTCAGTGATACTTCTACAAACCGTGCAGACGTCATTCCCTAGCAACTCCTGCATGCTCTTGAGGTATATGTGGCTACTTCGAGAATCTTTCCCTTAATGTATTCATGAGCCAAATGCAACTCTTGGTTTTGCTGACCACAAGTCTCAGCTAGATCTAGGGCATCACGCTCGCGGTCCAAGGCCATATCTCTCTGGCGTCGATTTTCTAGTAACTCACCATCCAACCAATTGATCATACTTTGGTAGTGATGTCTTTCTATTTCAAACTCTGCAATCTGGCTCTCCTTGCTTTACTCAACTCCCCCTATCTGATCCCTCAGACCTTGGATTAATGGAGCAAAACCTCTACGCTCATGATCACGGACCACCTTGAACTGGgcttctctttcttcttattGTTGAGCGGTAGTGATCACTTTTTTCTGTCTAATTTGAGCTTTGAGTGCTCGCCTCTCTTGTGCCCGCTGAGCCTTTTCCCACTTGAAATCAGCCTGTTGTATGTCAATAGTTGTCTCCAGAATGCCATTATCTTCTTGTAAAATGTCAATACTTGGCCTtggaccaacctgataccacaggAGTTACAGAAGAAGGACCAGACTAGATTGACAATATGACTATCACTGAGCAGATGGTTAGTAGATTCCTTATAATGGTCATTGGGGCAGCAGTTACATATAGAGGCAATATTCACCCCAAATCTTTTAATAGCAACATCAGTTGCTGCTTTATCCATTAGCATTCTCATCATAAAAAAGGAAATTTTAAAATGAAGCTTTTTATGCCAAATAGTCATACATGTTAGAGTAGTTCCTTTCTTTGATTTCTAAGTATGCCAT
This sequence is a window from Nicotiana sylvestris chromosome 3, ASM39365v2, whole genome shotgun sequence. Protein-coding genes within it:
- the LOC138888103 gene encoding uncharacterized protein, producing the protein MPLGTYFPDEEVNSIEEVVPNDKLVWKMYFDGAVNIKGVGIGAILILPIGYHYPATARLRLFCTNNMAEYESCIIGLKMAIDLDVYELLVMGASDLLIRQAQGEWETRDITLIPYRQCMQDLSKRFKSIEFRYIPRFHNELANALATLASMLPYPGNTHIDPLEIQVRNQHGYCNTIETEPDGEPWYHDIKRFLKTREYPEHAKGD